The Electrophorus electricus isolate fEleEle1 chromosome 4, fEleEle1.pri, whole genome shotgun sequence region ATTGTTAATAAGATAGATGAAGATCATGATGGCTACGTTACTGCTGAGGAGCTGAAGAAGTGGATCAAGCATGCACAGAAGCGCTGGATCTATGAAGATGTAGATCGGCAGTGGCAAACTCACGACCTCAATGCAGACACATATGTGTCCTGGGAGGAATACAAGAATGCTACATATGGCTACATTCTTGGTGCGTGgatatgcatgtctgtgagagagagttaaTGTGGTTTTTATCTGGCTGAtggtggtgcatgtgtgtgcagatgagTCGGATCCTGAGGATGGTTTTAACTACAGGCAGATGATGGCCAGAGATGAACGTCGTTTTAAAATGGCTGACAAAGACGGTGACCTGCAGGCAAATAAAGAGGAATTCACAGCCTTCCTTCATCCGGAAGAGTATGACTACATGAAGGACATTGTAGTGTTGGTATGTCTGAAagaagcactcacacacacagggtaattCTTTCGTAAGCGCCTCTAAACTGCAGACACAATGCTGTCTTATTTGCTGTGCATTTGCCAGTTGAAGAGAGTTCCTTAGGTGTATGGTTAAGCTTACAGTCAATGTTTGTAGCCCCTGCTGATCCTGTGTGCATTACTGATGGCTAACGATTTTCCTCTTACTGGTTCTCAGGAGACCATGGAAGACATTGATAAAAATGGAGATGGTTTCATTGATCTTGAAGAGTATATTGGTGAGCGGAACAtgaaggtggaaaaaaaaaaaagtttctttatctctgtcactctctctctcttacccacccactctctctgtctggttcAATCAGGTGATATGTACAGTCAGGATGGGGATGCCACAGAGCCAGAGTGggtgaggacagagagagagcagttcaCTGAGTTCAGGGATAAAAACAAAGATGGGCGGATGGATAAGGAGGAGACTAAAGACTGGATTCTGCCCTCAGACTACGATCACGCAGAAGCAGAGGCCAAACATCTCCTCTTTGAATCTGACACAGACAAGGTTAGACTGAAGATTTCCCAGAGCTTGGCCCAAGCTTTTCAGTGAACAGTAATGTATTCTACATTATAAAAtaacactttattttttgtttgttttatctagGGAATATATTCAGCTaacatttaaagtgaatttCAAATTATTTGCGAGACTTGACACtataaacatgttaaaaagaaaagacacattGATAAGTCATTATTGTAGTTACAGAAGGtggaaaatataaatacagcatATACCATATGCAGCAATATATATGCTAGCtaatatctgtgtctgtgtgtgtttgtgttctgattGTAGGATGGACAGCTCACTAAACAGGAGATTGTGgataaatatgatttatttgttGGGAGCCAAGCAACAGATTTTGGAGAGGCTCTAGTAAGACACGATGAGTTTTAATATCTACTTTTTTGCatatgaaaaaattaaaatgggCTGTAATTTAATTCATAATTAATTGTGTACGATCCCAGTTGTGAAAACTTTCATACACAAGGGTTTacaggcatttttaaaacatttttgtaaaaggAAGTTTTCCAATATCCTCTAGTTAGCTTTTATCTCAAACATTTATTCCTAAATAGTAGATGCTTTTTGTCTATTTCAATGCACTGAATATTAAAAGTGTTTATATGTTACTGTGCAGAACAGAAGTCTGTGGAGTATTAGAATTTCTCCATCAGCACATGATAACTGTAGGAAgatttttttgggtttttttgtaacCATGTAAGCCTTATGGCATGTTCTATATATGGCATGAATTACCCCCACAGGCAGCCTGCTAAAGGTCAGTTTCCTTTACGCTGCAGTTCATTTGTAACTACAGTTAAGTTGTGGCTATGGTGcatattaaaatacaattaCTCAAAATGTAAGTATTATTTTTGTAAGCTACATTTCAACTGTTCTTAACCACTACATACAGTTTTGAAACACAGGTTTAAGTATGACAACATGTAATGCAGTATATTGAAGCAGTGTTGCTTCTGTCAGGAACTCactatttaatatttagatgTATTGTTCAAGAGTTGATGAATTTATCTGTTTCTTTCTAATTAGTCTTGCTTTCTTAAGTGCCTTTCTAAGGTTTTCAAACCTGCACTTCAATTCCCAACGATCAAGAGATTTtggaatcttttttttgtttgtttttgtttttgttttttttatataaactttGTGATAAAGTATCACACTACCTGTGTCACTAAACTAGACTTGGATTTCTCTCCACTTTtgaatatactgtacatatgtataagtcaaaatgtaaattgtgttCAGTACATTCACATAGTGTAAATACAGTACAGGTTTTGCAACTTAGTTTTTCACAATAAAATTTTTCAAAAAGAAATTGAAGAGTTTCTTGTGGTTGTGTGTTGATGTAGCACTTTACACTAAAGTTACATTTAATTTCCTATCAtctgtaatgtgacaatttaaagtgcAAGTGTTTGGCCTTACTATAAGTCATAGAAAATCACTGTATACTCGGTTGTTATAAGCTGATTCTCTTGAATAGTATGAATTTATAGCAAGTGCCAAGTACTGCAACACTGAAATGAGTGATACTGCAGCCCATTCTGTCTTGGCACTGCTTTGCTCCCTTTCTCCCATTATGCAGGTCCAGGGCAGAACTCACCTTTCCACTGTGGTTGTATTCTTATTGGTAAATCAGGCAATGGATAAATTAGGATACATTTTCTTCCACAACTCTGCATTTCTTAACCATCTCTACCATGCAAAAAAATGGGCATCCTATCTGACCATGGCTCAGTGGTAGAATTATGAACACAAATGGGCAATTGAAATAGTTAAGATTAACTCAGGAACCAGCATGATAACAGGGAAAAATTGTTTAATCttaattatttttccattattgACCATATTGATTCAGACTCATTCAGAGAGCTATCTGTATGTGGGCCTTTCCAGAAGATGAGTTCTTGATCACCAGTGTCTTGTTTAAAACTGCATAACTTGCTTGGTTGATCAAGTTTGGATGGTTGTGTCTGAATTATTTGCTGCTAGAGCTCCCAGGCCAGAATGGCTTGtggcttgtttatttatgtctGGGCTGAACACAACTGTCTTGTTTGCTCTCCTCTTGGCTCACCTGGACTAGATCTCTTGACATGTCCAGACGTCTCCTTTGGGAAACTATCTCTGAAGGTTCAAGACATTTATTGGGTACATGAGGAGCAGGCAGAGTTACTGTCAAAACTGTGATGTCaataaagaattacatttttcattttagttttttattgaCTCATAGAATACTGTTGTTAATATTCCAGAATGCTTATTTtgcatgtactgtgtgtggggatacTTTCTGGCCCCTGTGAACACATTTTACACTAACTAAAAACACTAAACAGTTATGATGTGATTTAATTCATAGTCAAGTcaatttggatttttttcaaAGAGCTTAGACAGGTTCAACAAGGGGGCAGACAAGAGAACAACTCGAAGTCCAATAGGAGGGGGAGTGTCCAATAGGACACTCCAATAGGAGGGGGAGAGATGCTTGTGTCCAGGGGATCATGATCCATCCCTGTTTACCTTGGGAAGAGATGGCTGTGGG contains the following coding sequences:
- the calub gene encoding calumenin-B, giving the protein MELWPLLFCVTLCVVHISSKPMEKKDRVHHDAPLSDKEHDDEENFDYDHEAFLGQEEAKTFDQLTPEESKERLGIIVNKIDEDHDGYVTAEELKKWIKHAQKRWIYEDVDRQWQTHDLNADTYVSWEEYKNATYGYILDESDPEDGFNYRQMMARDERRFKMADKDGDLQANKEEFTAFLHPEEYDYMKDIVVLETMEDIDKNGDGFIDLEEYIGDMYSQDGDATEPEWVRTEREQFTEFRDKNKDGRMDKEETKDWILPSDYDHAEAEAKHLLFESDTDKDGQLTKQEIVDKYDLFVGSQATDFGEALVRHDEF